The following is a genomic window from Bordetella sp. H567.
GGCGGCAGGAATTCGTCCAGCGTCCGTTCGACGTGCGCGGCACGGTCGCGCAGCCATTCCTGAAAAGCGAGATGCGAGTGCTTCATCCGTTCGATTCGTCATCCAGCGCGCCGGGATCCAGCGGACGCAGCAGGTCGCCTTCCAAGACACGTACCTGCTGTTCGGCCTGCGCCAGGCGTTCCTGGCAAATGCGGGTGAGCTCCACGCCGCGGCGATAGGCCGCCAGCGACTCTTCCAGCGGAAGGGAACCGTCTTCCATGGCGGCGACGAGGGCTTCGAGTTGGGCCAGGGCGG
Proteins encoded in this region:
- a CDS encoding exodeoxyribonuclease VII small subunit; amino-acid sequence: MPASRPDAENATASRAASALPQDFETALAQLEALVAAMEDGSLPLEESLAAYRRGVELTRICQERLAQAEQQVRVLEGDLLRPLDPGALDDESNG